GTAACGCATGTCGCAGAATCCTGAAGCTGACGCCTCGGCCCTAGGGGCTACGGTCGTCGAGGTCCGCGAAAGCCTGGTTCTGATCGAAGTGGACGACAAGGCGGCCGTGAAGAAGAACGAAGTCGGCTTCGTCCATGTCGGAGAAGAACGACTCAAGGCGGAAGTCCTGCGCATTCGCGGCCGGACGGCCGACATGCAGGTGTTCGAAGATACCAGCGGCGTACGCGTGGGAGACGCCGTCGAAATGACGGACGAAATGCTCTCGGCCGTCCTCGGTCCCGGGCTTCTGGGCAATGTTTTCGACGGTCTGCAGAATCCGCTACATGTACTCGCGGACCAATTTGGCTTCTTCCTGCCGCGCGGCGCAACCGTCCCTCCACTCAACATGACGCGAACCTGGGAATTTACGCCAACTGTTTCCAGCGGCGATCGTGTCCCGCCGGGTGGCGTTCTTGGGACCGTTCCCGAAGGTCCGTTCGTTCATAAGATCATGGTCCCATTTGGCGAGCGCGAGCCGGTCACCGTTTCCTGGATCGGCGCGGGACATTTTACCCTGCAAGATGTCGTCGCTCGCATCGAATCGAACGGACAAGAACGCGAGGTCACGATGATGCAGCGCTGGCCCGTCCGCAAGCCGATTCCCGAGTCGCTCATCCGCCGCCAGTTTGCCGAACGCCTTTTCTCCCAAGAGCCGTTGACCACCGGCACTCGCATCATTGACGCCTTTTTTCCCATCGCGATGGGCGGTACCGGTTGTATTCCTGGACCATTTGGCGCTGGAAAAACAGTTCTGCAGAGCACGATCGCTCGTTATTCTTCCGTCGATATCGTGGTGGTAGTAGCGTGCGGCGAACGTGCTGGTGAGGTGGTGGAAACCATCACCCTCTACCCTGAAACGCACGATCCTCGGACCGGCGGGACGCTAATGGATCGCACGATCATCATTTGCAACACCTCTTCGATGCCGGTCGCTGCCCGCGAAGCGTCGATCTACATGGGGATTACACTCGCCGAATACTATCGGCAGATGGGGCTTAACGTACTACTGATCGCCGATTCCACCTCGCGCTGGGCCCAAGCGATGCGGGAAACGTCGGGGCGGATGGAAGAGATCCCTGGTGAAGAGGCGTTTCCGGCGTATCTCGACTCGTCGATCAAAAGCGTTTACGAACGAGCTGGCGTCATTCAATGTCCCGATGGTTCGCAGGGAAGCCTCACGATGATCGGCACCGTTTCCCCCGCCGGCGGCAATTTTGAAGAGCCGGTCACGCA
This window of the Blastopirellula sediminis genome carries:
- a CDS encoding V-type ATP synthase subunit A codes for the protein MSQNPEADASALGATVVEVRESLVLIEVDDKAAVKKNEVGFVHVGEERLKAEVLRIRGRTADMQVFEDTSGVRVGDAVEMTDEMLSAVLGPGLLGNVFDGLQNPLHVLADQFGFFLPRGATVPPLNMTRTWEFTPTVSSGDRVPPGGVLGTVPEGPFVHKIMVPFGEREPVTVSWIGAGHFTLQDVVARIESNGQEREVTMMQRWPVRKPIPESLIRRQFAERLFSQEPLTTGTRIIDAFFPIAMGGTGCIPGPFGAGKTVLQSTIARYSSVDIVVVVACGERAGEVVETITLYPETHDPRTGGTLMDRTIIICNTSSMPVAAREASIYMGITLAEYYRQMGLNVLLIADSTSRWAQAMRETSGRMEEIPGEEAFPAYLDSSIKSVYERAGVIQCPDGSQGSLTMIGTVSPAGGNFEEPVTQSTLGTVKTFLGLSYDRAYKRFYPAIDPLISWSRYLGQLDPWLSKNLDPNWGRDIAQLRQLLLDGDTINQMMQVTGEEGITLEDFVTWQKSVLIDMAFLQQDAFDEVDACMPRPRQLASLRMIKRLVTLDFGFTNRDEARNFFTQVTGLYKNWNYSPPDSPDYAKYEQAIETAIQEQLAK